In Stieleria varia, one genomic interval encodes:
- a CDS encoding response regulator transcription factor, translating into MPRLIIVEDQVSLLKSLKKGLEEEGFEVLTATSGNAGYQLIQQEPADAVLLDLMLPDGDGIGLLQRVREEDFQKPVLVMTARDSIEDRVIGLNSGADDYLIKPFAFSELLARLRAILRRSPTSNFDTRLVYDDLIVDSLSRVATRNGRELKLTHRQFEMLEYLIRNKNHVVSRDALARDVWKAATATWTNVIEVQINQLRKKLGADGSVPILHTVRGEGYQLGEEP; encoded by the coding sequence ATGCCCCGACTGATCATTGTCGAAGACCAAGTTTCGCTGCTAAAAAGTCTAAAGAAGGGACTTGAGGAAGAAGGATTTGAGGTCCTGACGGCAACGAGCGGAAACGCGGGCTACCAATTGATCCAGCAAGAACCCGCGGACGCGGTACTGCTGGATTTGATGCTTCCCGATGGCGATGGTATTGGCCTGCTGCAGCGAGTTCGCGAGGAGGATTTCCAGAAACCGGTACTCGTGATGACAGCGAGAGACTCGATCGAGGATCGTGTGATCGGACTCAATAGTGGTGCCGATGACTATTTGATCAAACCGTTTGCCTTCAGCGAATTGCTGGCCCGATTACGGGCGATTCTTCGCCGCTCACCGACCAGTAACTTTGACACTCGATTGGTGTACGACGACCTGATCGTCGACTCACTGTCTCGCGTTGCCACACGAAATGGACGTGAGTTGAAATTGACTCATCGTCAGTTTGAGATGTTGGAGTATCTGATCAGGAACAAGAATCACGTGGTTTCGCGTGATGCCCTGGCTAGGGATGTGTGGAAAGCAGCCACGGCAACCTGGACGAACGTGATTGAAGTCCAGATCAACCAGCTTCGAAAGAAGCTCGGAGCTGATGGATCGGTACCTATCCTGCATACGGTTCGCGGCGAAGGATACCAGCTTGGGGAGGAACCATGA
- a CDS encoding MgtC/SapB family protein yields MSFVAYQAIAISLGLGFLVGLQRQWSESETAGIRTFPLITLMGTVGALLMKNVDEDAGLGWVIAAGLVSIAILLAITNIAKIRAGETDLGLTTEAAALLMFLVGVAVGREMFGPAVVTSGIVAVLLQWKKRLHGIVGRMGEKDIRGVIHLALIGLVILPVLPDETYGPYDVLNPYNIWRMVVLIVGISMAAYVAFKLLGKGAGAFVGGIFGGLISSTATTVSYARQTKDSEDVTALAALVIAIASTIVNIRVLFEIGVVAPQLLAVAAVPIGAMLVLMTIECGVLFIPLRRQNATPPDHDNPAQLKPAIIFGILYAVILFLVAAAKNIFGDGALYGIAVISGLTDVDAITLSTAKLFTDGTVDQSTAWRVILIATMSNLVFKAGVVAVLGSRQLFVWVAILFGVALTGGGLILAFGDGLIDWTGEWIAPITEKLAESASTAEP; encoded by the coding sequence GTGAGCTTCGTGGCTTATCAAGCGATCGCGATCTCATTGGGGCTCGGGTTCTTGGTTGGTTTACAGCGTCAGTGGAGTGAATCAGAGACCGCCGGCATCAGAACTTTCCCGCTAATCACCTTGATGGGAACCGTGGGTGCTTTGCTGATGAAGAACGTCGACGAAGACGCGGGGCTCGGGTGGGTCATAGCGGCCGGATTGGTCTCCATTGCAATTTTATTGGCGATTACCAATATCGCGAAAATACGCGCAGGTGAAACGGATCTTGGACTGACAACGGAAGCAGCAGCGTTGTTGATGTTCCTGGTTGGCGTAGCCGTCGGACGGGAAATGTTCGGGCCGGCGGTGGTGACCAGCGGGATCGTCGCGGTTTTATTGCAATGGAAGAAACGGCTGCATGGGATCGTTGGCCGGATGGGCGAGAAAGACATTCGCGGCGTGATCCACTTGGCTTTGATCGGACTGGTGATCTTGCCGGTATTGCCCGATGAAACCTACGGCCCGTACGACGTCTTGAACCCCTACAACATTTGGCGGATGGTGGTGCTGATCGTCGGCATCAGCATGGCAGCATACGTGGCGTTCAAGTTGCTCGGGAAAGGTGCGGGTGCCTTCGTCGGAGGTATCTTTGGCGGATTGATTTCCAGCACCGCAACGACCGTCAGCTACGCAAGGCAGACCAAAGACAGCGAAGATGTCACGGCTTTGGCAGCGTTGGTCATCGCCATCGCGTCAACGATCGTCAACATCCGCGTGTTGTTTGAGATCGGTGTGGTTGCCCCGCAGTTATTGGCGGTTGCCGCAGTGCCGATCGGCGCGATGCTGGTGCTGATGACAATCGAATGCGGGGTGCTCTTCATTCCACTGCGGCGTCAGAATGCTACACCACCAGACCATGACAACCCGGCACAACTGAAACCCGCGATCATCTTTGGCATTTTGTACGCTGTTATCCTGTTTTTGGTCGCCGCTGCCAAGAACATCTTTGGCGACGGAGCTTTGTACGGCATTGCGGTCATCTCGGGGTTGACCGACGTCGATGCGATCACGTTGTCGACCGCGAAGTTGTTTACCGATGGTACAGTGGATCAGTCCACGGCATGGCGAGTGATCTTGATCGCCACGATGTCGAATTTGGTTTTCAAAGCTGGTGTGGTCGCCGTTTTGGGCAGTCGGCAATTGTTCGTGTGGGTCGCGATCCTGTTTGGCGTCGCACTTACCGGCGGCGGTTTGATCCTGGCGTTCGGCGACGGATTGATCGACTGGACGGGTGAGTGGATTGCGCCCATCACCGAGAAACTGGCGGAATCTGCGTCGACCGCTGAGCCGTGA
- the mfd gene encoding transcription-repair coupling factor, protein MTAPNLAPSAPAVDSQLAGIVHALDDSAGVGARLGKLKPGKPITYSGVWGSLRAALAAAIARHTSNIVMLLPQAADADAVAGDAQAFGIERALPLPLSVGHANRSAYHDTDFVERLQVLQELRNRDANCPEPFLVTAYIGGAMQLVPTPQHMAASTRRLAVGQTIEPESIRQWLAESGFASTTAVQLPGEFASRGGLLDVYSPDQSHPIRIEWFGDEIDSIRRFDIGSQRSVESLNAIEIAAVGLPSDEFALDNDATDATRSMAPDSLGPITDYLPDDTLLIIVDPHDCKLSANALFDRTDDHSTFIDYQSLMDSMSHLRTVHASALAEGGEKSIDLKATSADGFALALEETQVRIDTVAADHQVILVGDTPADGQRLTELLAKTDAAKQGRIEMCVAELSGGFRLVDSKILLLTGAELFHRSPVRRGKTRAKGKPITSSMQLEPGDLVVHLSHGIGLYRGLQHLEKNGQHIEHLVLEYAEGSKIYVPASRIGLIQRYVGGTNTQPRLAKVGGQAWAKQKKAAESAVTDMASELLEMQAKRTSKNGIAFAADHLWQQQFDASFPYQETPDQLTAIAALKDDMESTKPMDRLICGDVGFGKTEVAMRAAFKAVLSGYQVAVLVPTTVLAEQHYHNFCNRMAEFPVRIEKLSRFVSKSEQRKTVADLKAGKVDIVVGTHRLASKDVDFQSLGLVIIDEEQRFGVAVKEKLKSTHTNVDVLTLSATPIPRTLHMALVGVRDISNLETPPAERRAVETVVTRWDDKLIRSALIRELNRGGQAFVVHNRIGDMHTIADRLKHIVPEIRIVIGHGQMEQGELEQVMVDFIDHKYDLLLATTIIESGLDIPNANTMFIDDADHYGLSDLHQLRGRVGRYKHQAFCYLMVSPHKHLSPEATKRLRAIEEFSQMGAGFAISMRDLEIRGAGNLLGSQQSGHISAIGYEMYCQLLEDAVRQIQNLPPALSADVDIDLPVEAYLAEDYVPDLRHKIDLYRRIAKLDDATQIGEIRDELTDRFGPMPDAAERMLELAELRLDAAVWQIRSITNDARFLVLNYASRRRMDQLAKQSSLPIRIVDHRKAYIPLRPQKKPGTQETPPKNHPGIEIDDSTGSGYLRLARQALSLV, encoded by the coding sequence ATGACGGCGCCGAATTTGGCCCCTTCCGCTCCCGCTGTCGACAGTCAACTTGCCGGAATCGTCCACGCTTTGGACGATTCCGCCGGGGTCGGCGCGCGTTTGGGCAAGTTAAAACCGGGGAAACCGATCACGTACTCAGGGGTCTGGGGCAGCCTGCGAGCCGCGTTGGCCGCTGCGATCGCTCGCCACACGTCCAACATCGTCATGCTGCTCCCCCAAGCGGCGGACGCAGACGCCGTCGCCGGGGACGCTCAAGCCTTCGGGATCGAGAGAGCTTTGCCGCTGCCGCTGAGCGTCGGCCACGCCAACCGCTCGGCGTACCACGACACGGATTTCGTCGAACGGTTGCAAGTCTTACAGGAGCTCCGCAATCGGGACGCCAACTGCCCCGAGCCTTTTCTGGTCACCGCGTACATCGGCGGTGCGATGCAACTGGTGCCCACGCCGCAACACATGGCGGCTTCCACGCGGCGATTGGCCGTCGGCCAGACGATTGAGCCGGAGAGCATCCGGCAATGGCTTGCCGAAAGCGGTTTTGCGTCCACCACGGCGGTTCAGTTGCCGGGCGAGTTCGCCAGCCGCGGCGGATTGTTGGACGTCTACTCGCCCGATCAATCGCATCCGATTCGCATCGAATGGTTTGGTGACGAGATCGACTCGATCCGCCGATTCGATATCGGCAGCCAACGCAGCGTCGAGTCTCTCAACGCAATCGAGATCGCCGCAGTCGGTTTGCCCAGCGACGAGTTCGCGTTGGACAATGACGCCACCGATGCGACGCGATCCATGGCCCCCGACAGTCTCGGTCCCATCACGGACTACCTGCCCGATGACACCCTGCTGATCATCGTCGACCCGCACGACTGCAAGCTGTCAGCCAACGCGTTGTTTGACCGAACGGACGACCACTCGACTTTCATCGACTATCAGTCGTTGATGGATTCGATGAGCCACCTGCGCACCGTCCACGCATCGGCGCTGGCAGAGGGCGGTGAGAAGTCGATTGATTTGAAAGCCACCAGCGCCGACGGATTTGCATTGGCGTTGGAGGAAACGCAAGTCCGAATTGACACGGTCGCGGCCGATCACCAAGTCATCCTGGTCGGTGACACCCCCGCGGACGGCCAGCGTTTGACAGAACTGCTCGCCAAGACCGATGCGGCCAAGCAGGGACGCATCGAAATGTGCGTCGCTGAACTCAGCGGCGGATTTCGGTTGGTGGATAGCAAGATCCTCTTGCTCACCGGCGCGGAACTGTTTCACCGCAGCCCCGTGCGTCGTGGAAAGACGCGGGCCAAGGGCAAGCCGATCACGAGTTCGATGCAGTTGGAACCGGGCGATTTGGTCGTCCACCTTTCGCACGGCATCGGTCTGTATCGTGGCCTACAGCACCTGGAAAAGAACGGCCAGCACATCGAACACTTGGTGCTGGAGTATGCGGAAGGCTCCAAGATCTATGTACCCGCATCGCGAATCGGCTTGATCCAACGCTACGTCGGCGGAACCAACACGCAGCCTCGTTTGGCCAAGGTCGGTGGTCAGGCGTGGGCCAAGCAAAAAAAGGCAGCGGAGTCGGCGGTCACCGACATGGCCAGCGAACTGCTGGAAATGCAAGCCAAACGAACCAGCAAGAACGGTATCGCGTTCGCTGCGGATCACTTGTGGCAACAGCAGTTCGACGCCAGTTTTCCGTATCAGGAAACACCCGACCAATTGACCGCGATCGCTGCCCTGAAGGACGACATGGAGTCGACCAAACCGATGGATCGCTTGATCTGCGGCGACGTCGGATTTGGAAAGACAGAAGTCGCCATGCGGGCTGCTTTCAAAGCGGTGTTGAGTGGATACCAAGTCGCGGTATTGGTCCCGACGACGGTGTTGGCCGAGCAACACTATCACAATTTCTGCAACCGGATGGCGGAGTTTCCCGTCCGCATCGAAAAGCTCAGTCGCTTTGTCTCCAAATCAGAACAGCGTAAAACCGTTGCCGATCTGAAAGCCGGCAAAGTAGACATCGTCGTCGGCACACATCGCTTGGCCAGCAAGGACGTTGATTTTCAAAGTCTCGGGTTGGTGATCATCGACGAAGAGCAACGGTTCGGCGTGGCGGTCAAGGAAAAGTTGAAATCGACGCACACCAACGTCGACGTCCTGACGCTTTCGGCCACACCGATTCCTCGAACGCTGCACATGGCGCTCGTGGGAGTTCGCGACATCAGCAACCTCGAAACGCCGCCCGCCGAACGTCGTGCGGTGGAAACAGTCGTCACGCGTTGGGATGACAAACTGATTCGCAGCGCATTGATCCGCGAACTCAACCGCGGCGGACAAGCCTTTGTGGTCCACAATCGCATCGGCGACATGCACACCATCGCCGATCGCTTGAAACACATCGTGCCCGAAATCCGAATCGTGATCGGGCACGGACAGATGGAGCAAGGCGAGCTGGAACAAGTCATGGTGGATTTCATCGATCACAAGTACGACTTGCTGCTTGCCACGACGATCATCGAAAGCGGACTGGATATCCCCAACGCGAATACAATGTTCATTGACGACGCGGATCACTACGGACTGAGCGATCTGCATCAACTGCGTGGACGCGTTGGTCGGTACAAACACCAAGCGTTCTGTTATTTGATGGTCTCGCCCCACAAACACCTCTCACCAGAGGCCACCAAGCGTCTGCGTGCGATCGAAGAATTCAGCCAAATGGGCGCAGGCTTCGCTATCTCTATGCGTGACTTGGAGATTCGCGGAGCGGGCAATCTCTTGGGCAGTCAACAAAGTGGCCACATTTCTGCGATCGGCTACGAAATGTACTGTCAACTGCTTGAAGACGCCGTGCGGCAAATCCAAAACTTGCCACCGGCACTTTCAGCCGATGTCGACATCGACTTGCCAGTGGAAGCGTACTTGGCGGAAGACTACGTGCCCGACTTGCGACACAAGATCGACTTGTATCGCCGCATCGCCAAACTCGACGACGCGACGCAAATCGGGGAAATTCGCGACGAACTGACGGACCGTTTTGGACCAATGCCCGATGCCGCGGAGCGAATGTTGGAGCTTGCAGAACTGAGATTGGACGCGGCCGTCTGGCAAATTCGATCGATCACCAACGACGCCCGATTCCTGGTGTTGAACTACGCAAGCCGTCGTCGCATGGATCAACTCGCGAAACAGTCCTCGCTGCCAATCCGAATCGTCGATCATCGAAAAGCGTACATTCCTCTACGTCCACAAAAGAAACCCGGAACTCAGGAAACCCCGCCAAAGAATCATCCGGGAATCGAGATCGATGATTCGACAGGATCGGGATACCTGCGTCTGGCGCGTCAAGCCCTGTCGCTCGTCTAG
- a CDS encoding DUF1501 domain-containing protein gives MSESQTSLFSRRDFLQTAGGGAGMIALQSLMADRAKAAGQPHFRPRAKRVIWLFMHGGPSQVDLFDPKPELAKYAGQPLPESFGSVMTRRKVARNPLLGPIRPFRPRGKSGLPISDFLPHLSTVADDICVIRSLHGDSVNHPQSVYQMNTGSILMGHPSFGSWLAYGLGSENEDMPAFVVLPDPGGGLKGGPSAWGNGYLPATYQGTTMRPGKTPILNLAPPDGISDLRQRSTLDFVQQLNQRHLSGRESDDDLTARIKSYELAFRMQAAAPEAVDFSQESAETLSMYGIDDKTTRDFGERCLLARRMVQRGVRMVQVYSGDTNGWDAHKDVDQNHTEYCAKTDKPVAALLTDLKRTGLLEDTLVIWCGEFGRMPMSEQGKGRDHNPWGYSGWIAGAGVSGGRAYGATDEVGLRAVEDTVHVNEFHATLLHLMGLDHRDLTYYHNGLDERLTGPSEIDVVEGLLT, from the coding sequence ATGAGCGAATCACAAACAAGCTTGTTTTCTCGACGTGATTTCCTGCAGACCGCCGGCGGTGGCGCGGGAATGATTGCCCTGCAATCGCTGATGGCCGACCGAGCGAAGGCGGCAGGCCAGCCACATTTTCGGCCGCGAGCCAAACGCGTGATTTGGCTGTTCATGCACGGAGGTCCCAGCCAAGTCGATTTGTTCGATCCCAAGCCGGAGTTGGCCAAGTACGCCGGTCAGCCTTTGCCGGAAAGCTTTGGTTCGGTGATGACGCGACGCAAGGTGGCTCGCAATCCGTTGCTCGGGCCGATTCGTCCCTTCCGACCACGAGGCAAGTCGGGCTTGCCAATCTCAGATTTTCTGCCGCACCTCTCGACGGTTGCCGACGACATCTGCGTGATTCGCTCGCTGCACGGTGACAGCGTCAATCACCCGCAGTCCGTGTACCAGATGAATACGGGCAGCATTTTGATGGGGCACCCCAGTTTTGGCAGTTGGTTGGCGTACGGTCTGGGCAGCGAAAATGAGGACATGCCGGCGTTCGTCGTTCTGCCCGATCCGGGCGGCGGTCTCAAGGGCGGCCCGTCGGCTTGGGGAAACGGTTATCTGCCCGCGACGTATCAAGGCACCACGATGCGTCCCGGCAAAACGCCGATCCTGAATCTCGCCCCACCGGATGGTATCTCCGACCTGCGACAACGTTCAACGCTGGACTTCGTCCAACAGCTCAACCAACGCCATTTGTCGGGCCGCGAGAGCGATGATGATCTGACGGCCAGGATCAAGTCCTACGAACTGGCGTTCCGCATGCAAGCCGCCGCGCCCGAAGCCGTGGACTTTTCCCAAGAGTCCGCTGAGACGCTGTCGATGTACGGAATCGATGACAAGACGACACGCGATTTCGGCGAGCGCTGCTTGCTGGCCCGTCGAATGGTCCAACGCGGCGTGCGGATGGTTCAAGTCTACTCGGGCGACACCAACGGATGGGATGCCCACAAAGATGTCGACCAAAATCATACCGAGTACTGTGCCAAGACCGACAAGCCCGTCGCCGCCCTGCTGACCGACTTGAAACGCACGGGGCTGCTCGAAGACACGCTGGTGATCTGGTGCGGCGAGTTTGGACGGATGCCGATGAGCGAACAAGGCAAGGGGCGGGACCATAACCCCTGGGGATACAGCGGATGGATCGCCGGTGCCGGGGTCAGCGGCGGACGCGCCTACGGGGCGACTGACGAAGTGGGACTGCGTGCAGTCGAAGACACCGTTCATGTCAATGAGTTCCACGCCACCCTGCTGCATCTGATGGGATTGGATCACCGCGACCTGACGTACTATCACAACGGATTGGACGAACGACTGACAGGACCCAGTGAGATCGATGTGGTGGAAGGACTGTTGACATGA
- a CDS encoding DUF1549 and DUF1553 domain-containing protein: MIWRTSRVSAVKSSALKSSALKSLFVSVALVIPSHCLLAEEGNQEENQAIVEEELTKYDRDHWSYEPIVRPTVPEVSDSDWSITNIDRFVLAKLESESLQPAPPADKSTLLRRVCWDLLGLPPSIDQIQQFVNDERPDAYERLVDSLLASPQYGQRWAQPWLDLARFAETDGYEHDKLRKDAWKYRDWVIDATNNDLAYDDFVRLQIAGDLEHPADDDAVLATAFCLSGPDMPDINSQEERRHVLLNEITSTVGSVLMGLQFGCAQCHDHKYDAISQADFYRLRAFFDSAIELKQNRSVGVLASYEDFPRTHLMHRGDWQQPGPELYPAFPRVVNPSGEMPSEKVAPRLELARWLTETTNPLTPRVAVNRIWQHHFGSGLTTSPSDFGVMGDSPTHPDLLDYLAHDFVRDDWSVKRLHRTIVLSSVYQTASVRPVDADLGAQWDLAQASDPENRLLSHFTRRRLDAEAIRDGLFSVSDSLNRKMAGPSVSPPLPREMLSTLLKGQWSESPNKAEHYRRSVYLFARRNLRYPFFATFDRPSADQPCALRNQSTTGVQSLMLFNSELMMDAASRLCDLIESETSNSKSQIQSLYLRLYARRPTGDELDAAERFLSTDATLVDVCRAMLNSNEFLYID; the protein is encoded by the coding sequence ATGATTTGGCGTACCTCCCGAGTCTCTGCAGTGAAGTCCTCGGCGTTGAAGTCCTCGGCGTTGAAGTCACTTTTCGTTTCGGTTGCACTGGTGATCCCCTCCCACTGCTTACTCGCCGAAGAAGGAAACCAGGAGGAAAACCAGGCGATTGTCGAGGAAGAACTGACGAAATACGATCGTGACCACTGGTCCTACGAGCCGATCGTTCGCCCGACGGTTCCCGAGGTGTCCGATTCCGATTGGTCAATAACAAACATCGATCGATTCGTCCTCGCCAAGTTAGAAAGTGAATCTCTTCAGCCCGCACCGCCAGCGGACAAGTCCACGCTGCTCCGCCGAGTCTGCTGGGATTTGCTCGGATTGCCGCCGAGCATCGATCAAATCCAGCAGTTTGTCAACGACGAGCGTCCCGACGCTTACGAGCGTTTGGTGGACTCATTGTTGGCCTCACCGCAATACGGGCAACGCTGGGCGCAGCCGTGGTTGGATCTCGCACGTTTCGCCGAAACGGATGGTTACGAGCATGACAAACTTCGCAAGGACGCGTGGAAGTACCGTGACTGGGTGATTGATGCGACGAACAATGATTTGGCGTATGACGATTTCGTTCGATTACAGATCGCAGGTGATTTGGAACACCCGGCGGACGACGATGCCGTCTTGGCCACCGCGTTTTGTTTGTCAGGGCCGGACATGCCCGACATCAATTCACAAGAGGAACGGCGTCATGTGTTGCTCAACGAAATCACATCGACGGTCGGTTCGGTTTTGATGGGACTGCAATTCGGATGCGCCCAATGCCACGATCATAAATATGACGCGATCAGCCAAGCCGACTTCTATCGCTTGCGGGCATTCTTTGATTCGGCCATCGAGTTGAAACAGAATCGATCTGTCGGAGTGTTGGCATCGTACGAAGACTTTCCGCGAACCCACTTGATGCACCGAGGTGATTGGCAGCAACCAGGACCCGAGCTGTACCCCGCGTTTCCCCGCGTCGTGAATCCAAGTGGTGAGATGCCGAGCGAGAAAGTCGCGCCGCGTCTCGAGCTTGCACGTTGGCTCACCGAAACCACCAATCCGTTGACGCCGCGAGTCGCCGTCAATCGCATTTGGCAACATCATTTCGGCAGCGGCCTGACGACGTCTCCGAGCGATTTTGGCGTGATGGGCGATTCGCCGACGCACCCAGATCTGTTGGACTACTTGGCACATGACTTCGTGCGAGATGATTGGAGCGTCAAAAGACTGCACCGTACGATCGTCTTGTCGAGCGTCTATCAGACCGCAAGCGTCCGTCCTGTGGATGCTGACTTGGGTGCACAGTGGGATCTTGCTCAAGCATCTGATCCAGAGAATCGATTGCTCAGCCACTTCACCCGTCGACGGTTGGACGCCGAAGCGATACGGGATGGCCTGTTCTCGGTCAGCGACTCACTCAACCGCAAGATGGCCGGCCCGAGCGTCAGTCCTCCGTTGCCCCGCGAGATGTTGAGCACTTTGCTCAAGGGTCAATGGTCGGAAAGTCCCAATAAGGCGGAGCATTATCGACGGAGTGTCTATTTATTCGCCCGGCGAAATCTTCGCTATCCGTTCTTTGCAACCTTTGATCGACCGTCCGCCGATCAACCATGTGCTTTGAGAAACCAATCGACCACCGGCGTGCAATCGCTGATGTTGTTCAATTCAGAATTGATGATGGATGCGGCGAGCCGGTTGTGTGACCTGATCGAATCCGAAACCAGCAATTCGAAATCACAAATTCAATCCTTGTACTTGCGACTCTACGCCAGACGTCCGACCGGGGATGAATTGGACGCCGCAGAGAGATTTCTTTCCACCGACGCAACACTGGTGGATGTCTGCCGAGCGATGCTGAACTCGAACGAGTTTCTGTACATCGACTAG
- a CDS encoding PEP-CTERM sorting domain-containing protein (PEP-CTERM proteins occur, often in large numbers, in the proteomes of bacteria that also encode an exosortase, a predicted intramembrane cysteine proteinase. The presence of a PEP-CTERM domain at a protein's C-terminus predicts cleavage within the sorting domain, followed by covalent anchoring to some some component of the (usually Gram-negative) cell surface. Many PEP-CTERM proteins exhibit an unusual sequence composition that includes large numbers of potential glycosylation sites. Expression of one such protein has been shown restore the ability of a bacterium to form floc, a type of biofilm.) has protein sequence MKYTRPFFSSLGILLLSVCALTSGRTAHADLIIDVQDAVITAGGTGFADVLIRSDGVDNVDLAQYSFQITALGGATSSLTFSAPFDFSEQTFANYLFAGDNLGILDTPPNNATVYTAGDLTASALGVNLGGANRVLARLDFQHTLGFGQTPAMAAGEQFLISLLNTGDTFFEDNAFNPVGIDASSFGAAGQGIVTVAGPAVAGVPEPTSMLLFGIAAIPMLRRRRRRD, from the coding sequence ATGAAATACACGCGTCCATTTTTCTCCTCGCTCGGCATCCTGTTGCTCAGCGTTTGTGCACTGACCAGTGGACGAACCGCGCATGCGGATTTGATCATCGACGTTCAAGACGCGGTGATCACGGCTGGCGGGACGGGTTTCGCCGACGTCTTGATTCGCAGCGACGGAGTCGACAATGTGGACTTGGCTCAGTACTCATTCCAAATCACAGCCCTGGGTGGAGCTACCAGTTCGCTGACGTTCTCGGCTCCGTTTGATTTCAGTGAACAGACCTTCGCGAATTATCTTTTTGCCGGCGATAATCTTGGGATTCTGGACACGCCACCGAATAATGCGACTGTTTACACCGCCGGTGACCTGACAGCTTCGGCTCTTGGCGTCAATCTCGGTGGTGCCAACCGAGTGCTGGCTCGGCTTGATTTTCAGCACACACTGGGTTTCGGTCAGACACCGGCAATGGCGGCCGGAGAACAGTTCCTGATTTCGCTGCTCAACACGGGCGACACGTTCTTTGAAGACAACGCATTCAATCCTGTCGGAATTGATGCCTCCAGTTTTGGTGCGGCTGGGCAGGGGATCGTTACCGTTGCAGGCCCAGCGGTGGCCGGCGTACCGGAGCCCACCTCGATGTTATTGTTCGGTATCGCTGCCATCCCCATGCTGCGTCGACGTCGTCGACGGGATTAG
- a CDS encoding phage tail protein translates to MEPFIGQIIMFGGNFAPRGWALCDGQLLSIAQNTALFSILGTTYGGDGRTTFGLPELRGRVAVHPGNGPGLPPVSLGQKAGSPTTTLNTNNLPPHTHNVTVTNNLSVAVSPGDADEDSPVGTFLAGGVDAYSGSPGALMGAGSVGGTLGVAAQNTGNGTSFNNMQPYTAVNYIIALQGIFPSRN, encoded by the coding sequence ATGGAACCATTTATCGGTCAGATCATCATGTTCGGTGGCAACTTTGCACCGCGAGGCTGGGCTTTGTGCGACGGTCAATTGCTTTCCATTGCCCAAAACACGGCACTGTTTTCCATCCTCGGCACGACGTACGGTGGCGATGGCCGGACCACGTTTGGGCTTCCTGAACTCCGTGGGCGAGTGGCTGTTCATCCGGGAAATGGCCCCGGCTTGCCACCTGTGAGTCTCGGTCAGAAAGCTGGAAGTCCAACGACAACGCTCAATACCAATAACCTGCCACCACATACCCACAATGTAACGGTCACGAACAACTTGTCCGTAGCAGTCAGCCCTGGCGATGCCGACGAAGACAGCCCTGTGGGAACCTTCCTTGCTGGCGGTGTTGACGCTTATTCCGGTTCACCAGGTGCGTTGATGGGTGCCGGTTCGGTAGGTGGGACGCTGGGCGTTGCAGCTCAGAACACCGGCAATGGTACTTCGTTCAACAACATGCAGCCTTACACTGCAGTCAACTACATCATCGCGTTGCAAGGCATCTTCCCGTCGCGGAACTAG
- the rpmA gene encoding 50S ribosomal protein L27: protein MAHKKGQGSSRNGRDSNAQRRGVKKFGGEAVRAGNILVRQVGTKFHAGRGVGQGNDYTLFALVDGKVMFDRKGRRVNIVQA, encoded by the coding sequence ATGGCACATAAGAAAGGTCAGGGGTCCAGCCGCAACGGTCGCGACTCCAACGCCCAGCGACGCGGCGTGAAAAAGTTTGGTGGTGAGGCCGTGCGCGCCGGAAATATTTTGGTCCGTCAGGTTGGTACCAAGTTCCATGCGGGACGCGGCGTAGGCCAAGGAAACGACTACACGTTGTTCGCCCTTGTGGACGGCAAAGTGATGTTCGATCGCAAAGGCCGACGAGTCAACATCGTCCAAGCCTGA